A stretch of Prunus dulcis chromosome 6, ALMONDv2, whole genome shotgun sequence DNA encodes these proteins:
- the LOC117633161 gene encoding bifunctional 3-dehydroquinate dehydratase/shikimate dehydrogenase, chloroplastic-like isoform X3: MLSSSCSDALKVGGEGMMRRNSTLVCVPIMAESVGEMVTDMGKAKGLGADLVEIRLDYLKTFNHNEDLRRLVKECPLPTLFSYRPKWEGGQYDGDEQNRLDALRLAMDLGADYVDVELQVAREFISSIEGKKPERLKVIVSSYNFEETPSVESIGNLVAAMQATGADIVKIATTCLDITDVARTFQIAVHSQVPLIGLGLGERGLISRILSAKFGGYLTYGMLEPGTVSAPSQPTIKDLIHLYNFRQIGPYTKVFGVISKPVSHSKSPKLYNEVFKSVGFDGVYAHLLVDDIQKFFQTYSSMDFAGFSVGIPHKEAALKCCDEVDPVAKSIGAINCIIRRPADGKLFGFNTDYVGAISAIEEGLKGSHNNSGKNTTSGSALAGRLFVVIGAGGASKALAYGAKQRGARLVIANRTYDRARELADIVGGDALSLDDLPNIPPEDGMILANTTSIGMQPKVDDTPISKHALRSYSLVFDAIYTPRVTRLLREAAECGVTVVSGLEMFIGQAYEQFEKFTGLPAPKELFRKVMENHS; encoded by the exons ATG CTTAGTTCTTCTTGCTCTGATGCCCTGAAAGTTGGAGGTGAGGGGATGATGAGGAGGAATTCGACTCTAGTTTGTGTTCCGATAATGGCCGAATCAGTGGGTGAGATGGTGACTGATATGGGCAAGGCAAAAGGCCTTGGTGCTGACCTTGTGGAGATAAGATTAGATTATTTGAAAACATTCAATCACAATGAAGATCTCAGGCGTCTAGTTAAAGAGTGCCCTTTGCCCACACTTTTCAGTTATAG GCCCAAATGGGAAGGTGGTCAGTACGATGGGGATGAACAAAATCGACTCGATGCACTTCGATTAGCAATGGATCTCGGAGCTGATTACGTTGATGTTGAGCTTCAG GTTGCTCGTGAATTTATTAGCTCTATAGAAGGAAAGAAGCCTGAAAGGTTAAAAGTTATTGTTTCTTCTTACAACTTTGAAGAGACCCCATCTGTGGAGTCTATTGGCAATCTTGTAGCAGCAATGCAAGCCACTGGAGCTGACATAGTGAAGATTGCAACCACTTGCTTGGATATAACTGATGTGGCACGCACTTTTCAAATCGCCGTTCATTCTCAA GTTCCATTGATAGGACTTGGACTGGGTGAAAGGGGTTTGATTTCACGGATACTTTCTGCAAAATTTGGCGGTTATCTTACTTATGGAATGCTTGAGCCAGGGACAGTTTCAGCTCCTAGTCAACCTACAATCAAGGATCTAATACATCTATACAATTTCAGACAGATTGGGCCGTACACAAAAGTGTTTGGCGTAATTAGCAAGCCTGTTAGCCACAGCAAATCACCAAAATTGTACAATGAAGTGTTCAAGTCAGTAGGTTTCGATGGAGTTTATGCACATTTGTTGGTAGATGACATTCAGAAATTTTTCCAGACATACTCATCCATGGATTTTGCTGGATTCAG CGTAGGCATCCCTCACAAGGAAGCTGCACTTAAGTGCTGTGATGAGGTTGATCCAGTTGCCAAG TCAATAGGGGCTATAAATTGCATTATAAGGAGACCGGCTGACGGGAAGTTATTCGGATTCAATACCGACTATGTTGGTGCTATTTCTGCCATTGAGGAAGGACTGAAAG GTTCACATAATAATAGTGGCAAGAACACAACAAGTGGTTCAGCTTTAGCTGGTAGGCTGTTTGTTGTGATTGGGGCAGGTGGTGCTAGCAAGGCACTTGCTTATGGTGCAAAGCAGAGGGGAGCAAGGCTTGTAATCGCCAATCGCACCTATG ATCGAGCTAGAGAACTTGCAGACATAGTGGGTGGAGATGCTTTGTCTCTTGATGATCTACCTAACATCCCCCCAGAGGATGGTATGATTCTTGCAAACACAACATCTATTGGAATGCAGCCTAAAGTTGATGATACGCCCATTTCCAAG CATGCTCTGAGATCATATTCATTGGTTTTTGATGCCATTTACACCCCCAGAGTGACCAGACTCTTGAGGGAAGCAGCAGAGTGTGGTGTCACAGTTGTTAGTGGGTTGGAGATGTTCATTGGACAGGCATATGAACAATTTGAAAAGTTCACTGGATTGCCAG CTCCAAAGGAACTGTTTAGAAAAGTTATGGAAAATCATTCTTGA
- the LOC117633161 gene encoding bifunctional 3-dehydroquinate dehydratase/shikimate dehydrogenase, chloroplastic-like isoform X1, whose product MLSSSCSDALKVGGEGMMRRNSTLVCVPIMAESVGEMVTDMGKAKGLGADLVEIRLDYLKTFNHNEDLRRLVKECPLPTLFSYRPKWEGGQYDGDEQNRLDALRLAMDLGADYVDVELQVAREFISSIEGKKPERLKVIVSSYNFEETPSVESIGNLVAAMQATGADIVKIATTCLDITDVARTFQIAVHSQVPSGCEELAHVGKVPLIGLGLGERGLISRILSAKFGGYLTYGMLEPGTVSAPSQPTIKDLIHLYNFRQIGPYTKVFGVISKPVSHSKSPKLYNEVFKSVGFDGVYAHLLVDDIQKFFQTYSSMDFAGFSVGIPHKEAALKCCDEVDPVAKSIGAINCIIRRPADGKLFGFNTDYVGAISAIEEGLKGSHNNSGKNTTSGSALAGRLFVVIGAGGASKALAYGAKQRGARLVIANRTYDRARELADIVGGDALSLDDLPNIPPEDGMILANTTSIGMQPKVDDTPISKHALRSYSLVFDAIYTPRVTRLLREAAECGVTVVSGLEMFIGQAYEQFEKFTGLPAPKELFRKVMENHS is encoded by the exons ATG CTTAGTTCTTCTTGCTCTGATGCCCTGAAAGTTGGAGGTGAGGGGATGATGAGGAGGAATTCGACTCTAGTTTGTGTTCCGATAATGGCCGAATCAGTGGGTGAGATGGTGACTGATATGGGCAAGGCAAAAGGCCTTGGTGCTGACCTTGTGGAGATAAGATTAGATTATTTGAAAACATTCAATCACAATGAAGATCTCAGGCGTCTAGTTAAAGAGTGCCCTTTGCCCACACTTTTCAGTTATAG GCCCAAATGGGAAGGTGGTCAGTACGATGGGGATGAACAAAATCGACTCGATGCACTTCGATTAGCAATGGATCTCGGAGCTGATTACGTTGATGTTGAGCTTCAG GTTGCTCGTGAATTTATTAGCTCTATAGAAGGAAAGAAGCCTGAAAGGTTAAAAGTTATTGTTTCTTCTTACAACTTTGAAGAGACCCCATCTGTGGAGTCTATTGGCAATCTTGTAGCAGCAATGCAAGCCACTGGAGCTGACATAGTGAAGATTGCAACCACTTGCTTGGATATAACTGATGTGGCACGCACTTTTCAAATCGCCGTTCATTCTCAA gTACCGTCAGGATGTGAAGAATTGGCCCATGTCGGAAAG GTTCCATTGATAGGACTTGGACTGGGTGAAAGGGGTTTGATTTCACGGATACTTTCTGCAAAATTTGGCGGTTATCTTACTTATGGAATGCTTGAGCCAGGGACAGTTTCAGCTCCTAGTCAACCTACAATCAAGGATCTAATACATCTATACAATTTCAGACAGATTGGGCCGTACACAAAAGTGTTTGGCGTAATTAGCAAGCCTGTTAGCCACAGCAAATCACCAAAATTGTACAATGAAGTGTTCAAGTCAGTAGGTTTCGATGGAGTTTATGCACATTTGTTGGTAGATGACATTCAGAAATTTTTCCAGACATACTCATCCATGGATTTTGCTGGATTCAG CGTAGGCATCCCTCACAAGGAAGCTGCACTTAAGTGCTGTGATGAGGTTGATCCAGTTGCCAAG TCAATAGGGGCTATAAATTGCATTATAAGGAGACCGGCTGACGGGAAGTTATTCGGATTCAATACCGACTATGTTGGTGCTATTTCTGCCATTGAGGAAGGACTGAAAG GTTCACATAATAATAGTGGCAAGAACACAACAAGTGGTTCAGCTTTAGCTGGTAGGCTGTTTGTTGTGATTGGGGCAGGTGGTGCTAGCAAGGCACTTGCTTATGGTGCAAAGCAGAGGGGAGCAAGGCTTGTAATCGCCAATCGCACCTATG ATCGAGCTAGAGAACTTGCAGACATAGTGGGTGGAGATGCTTTGTCTCTTGATGATCTACCTAACATCCCCCCAGAGGATGGTATGATTCTTGCAAACACAACATCTATTGGAATGCAGCCTAAAGTTGATGATACGCCCATTTCCAAG CATGCTCTGAGATCATATTCATTGGTTTTTGATGCCATTTACACCCCCAGAGTGACCAGACTCTTGAGGGAAGCAGCAGAGTGTGGTGTCACAGTTGTTAGTGGGTTGGAGATGTTCATTGGACAGGCATATGAACAATTTGAAAAGTTCACTGGATTGCCAG CTCCAAAGGAACTGTTTAGAAAAGTTATGGAAAATCATTCTTGA
- the LOC117633161 gene encoding bifunctional 3-dehydroquinate dehydratase/shikimate dehydrogenase, chloroplastic-like isoform X2: MLSSSCSDALKVGGEGMMRRNSTLVCVPIMAESVGEMVTDMGKAKGLGADLVEIRLDYLKTFNHNEDLRRLVKECPLPTLFSYRPKWEGGQYDGDEQNRLDALRLAMDLGADYVDVELQVAREFISSIEGKKPERLKVIVSSYNFEETPSVESIGNLVAAMQATGADIVKIATTCLDITDVARTFQIAVHSQVSRVPLIGLGLGERGLISRILSAKFGGYLTYGMLEPGTVSAPSQPTIKDLIHLYNFRQIGPYTKVFGVISKPVSHSKSPKLYNEVFKSVGFDGVYAHLLVDDIQKFFQTYSSMDFAGFSVGIPHKEAALKCCDEVDPVAKSIGAINCIIRRPADGKLFGFNTDYVGAISAIEEGLKGSHNNSGKNTTSGSALAGRLFVVIGAGGASKALAYGAKQRGARLVIANRTYDRARELADIVGGDALSLDDLPNIPPEDGMILANTTSIGMQPKVDDTPISKHALRSYSLVFDAIYTPRVTRLLREAAECGVTVVSGLEMFIGQAYEQFEKFTGLPAPKELFRKVMENHS, encoded by the exons ATG CTTAGTTCTTCTTGCTCTGATGCCCTGAAAGTTGGAGGTGAGGGGATGATGAGGAGGAATTCGACTCTAGTTTGTGTTCCGATAATGGCCGAATCAGTGGGTGAGATGGTGACTGATATGGGCAAGGCAAAAGGCCTTGGTGCTGACCTTGTGGAGATAAGATTAGATTATTTGAAAACATTCAATCACAATGAAGATCTCAGGCGTCTAGTTAAAGAGTGCCCTTTGCCCACACTTTTCAGTTATAG GCCCAAATGGGAAGGTGGTCAGTACGATGGGGATGAACAAAATCGACTCGATGCACTTCGATTAGCAATGGATCTCGGAGCTGATTACGTTGATGTTGAGCTTCAG GTTGCTCGTGAATTTATTAGCTCTATAGAAGGAAAGAAGCCTGAAAGGTTAAAAGTTATTGTTTCTTCTTACAACTTTGAAGAGACCCCATCTGTGGAGTCTATTGGCAATCTTGTAGCAGCAATGCAAGCCACTGGAGCTGACATAGTGAAGATTGCAACCACTTGCTTGGATATAACTGATGTGGCACGCACTTTTCAAATCGCCGTTCATTCTCAAGTAAGCAGA GTTCCATTGATAGGACTTGGACTGGGTGAAAGGGGTTTGATTTCACGGATACTTTCTGCAAAATTTGGCGGTTATCTTACTTATGGAATGCTTGAGCCAGGGACAGTTTCAGCTCCTAGTCAACCTACAATCAAGGATCTAATACATCTATACAATTTCAGACAGATTGGGCCGTACACAAAAGTGTTTGGCGTAATTAGCAAGCCTGTTAGCCACAGCAAATCACCAAAATTGTACAATGAAGTGTTCAAGTCAGTAGGTTTCGATGGAGTTTATGCACATTTGTTGGTAGATGACATTCAGAAATTTTTCCAGACATACTCATCCATGGATTTTGCTGGATTCAG CGTAGGCATCCCTCACAAGGAAGCTGCACTTAAGTGCTGTGATGAGGTTGATCCAGTTGCCAAG TCAATAGGGGCTATAAATTGCATTATAAGGAGACCGGCTGACGGGAAGTTATTCGGATTCAATACCGACTATGTTGGTGCTATTTCTGCCATTGAGGAAGGACTGAAAG GTTCACATAATAATAGTGGCAAGAACACAACAAGTGGTTCAGCTTTAGCTGGTAGGCTGTTTGTTGTGATTGGGGCAGGTGGTGCTAGCAAGGCACTTGCTTATGGTGCAAAGCAGAGGGGAGCAAGGCTTGTAATCGCCAATCGCACCTATG ATCGAGCTAGAGAACTTGCAGACATAGTGGGTGGAGATGCTTTGTCTCTTGATGATCTACCTAACATCCCCCCAGAGGATGGTATGATTCTTGCAAACACAACATCTATTGGAATGCAGCCTAAAGTTGATGATACGCCCATTTCCAAG CATGCTCTGAGATCATATTCATTGGTTTTTGATGCCATTTACACCCCCAGAGTGACCAGACTCTTGAGGGAAGCAGCAGAGTGTGGTGTCACAGTTGTTAGTGGGTTGGAGATGTTCATTGGACAGGCATATGAACAATTTGAAAAGTTCACTGGATTGCCAG CTCCAAAGGAACTGTTTAGAAAAGTTATGGAAAATCATTCTTGA